The following nucleotide sequence is from Drosophila takahashii strain IR98-3 E-12201 chromosome 3L, DtakHiC1v2, whole genome shotgun sequence.
CAATACAACTTGCAAGCAGCGATTGTGGATCTTTTTATGCATTGACAATGTGTCAGCGGCAGGAGATCCGAAGCCAAGCAAAGCCAAAGCTGTCACCACCTGGGGAAGCTGGTGGAACGAGAGGTGCCGAAGGCATCGCCAGCTGTAAATCATGTGACAtgtattaaaattacaatgaaGCCGGCACAAAGGCCGCTCGATGGATATTGCGGAGGAGGAGGTTTGAGGGCGCAGCAAGGACATCCGTGCGCGATGGTAAGATGGAATTGTAATTTCAGCTTTGAATATGTGCCAGAAGGGGTTCTGCTTGGAATGTCATTCACTGGCAGTTTTGGCATTTTCCCGACTTAATTCGGTTCCTTTCTCTGGCCTCTTACATCGGCCAGACAATACACCTGCGCTACACACTGAGCTGTCACTCCGACTCTCAAGACGCAGCACATACACATCCCCATttattattgtaatttaataaaggCAGGCAAGGAAGGACCAAGGGCCACACTTGGGCCAGTCGCAGCCCGACAACTCGCATAAAATGGAGTTAAATCAGAAAAATTGTCATCGAGGCGAAATTGAAAGTAAATTCGTTCGGTTTATTGCTGCAGCCCTTTCAATGGCTGCAAACACAAGAAGGAACATGTAAATCAATTtgtcgaattttctttttactttcGCTGGCCTCCTTCGATCGAGGAGATGCCTTTGGCACGTAGTTGCTGCAGTGAACTCGAGAAAGAGATTGAGTGACAGAGTAGAACAGTGAATTGTATAAATACGGAAGAGGTTTGGCCCTCGACTAtactaatatatatttaagaatcaaatcaaatagtGAACCCATTTTATAATGGAgttactaaaaaataatatcgaaaGTATCAGCAACTATGTCTGATAGGTATTACCTATAGGTATCACCTATTCATTAACTTCTTAACTTTCTTACGGAACTTTTTTCTGCAActattataaaactaattagtCCATAGAATCCAGCACTAAGAACtattttttatcaattatTCTTCATATTCATATTAAAGGATTGATTGGAAAAAATTGCTagtactttatatttttttcgaccTTCTGTTGAGTGTGCGTATGTGctcggaaaattaaatatactgAAAACCCAACGAGAATGTTTAATTACTTTGATTAAATTGAAACAAGTTTACCATCTTTGACTAGCAAGAGTTGCTTCAAACTTTTTGCAAAAGTTGGTCAGGTCCAGAATCCTTGACAGGACAAGCTAGTAGGAATCGGAATAAAAGTGACCCGAACGGAAAAACTTGTTCTTTTATAGGGGTTATTTGttgaatattgatttttacaattGTGTAAATTTCAATGAGCATTAAAAGTTAGCCCACTAGCGATTCATTAAGTCACTTGGAAACAATTTGAACGATTTAATTTCACTGTGATTATTTAATGTATTCTtagtttgtaaattaatatacaaatcaaCCAAACATAGTTCAAATTCcaaatatagtttaaatagAGTTTGCGCTTTATTGATATTTAATCCAGTTCACTTTACAGTTTCTAGTTCCTTGTtgtaatttttgaaatgttgATCCACTTTATCATATaggaaatggaaattattaggAAAAAAATGATAACTTTGTAGAtttctattaaattttcttttactcTGGGTTATGACTTTTTcctaatttcgattttaattttaaaaagattgaactactatatcatatagctgccgcagaaacgatcgaaaaattaaagtgaaatatagaaaatataacatttttgtgatttgtaaattaatagaatgatctgcaagggtatataagcttcggcttgccgaagctagcttcttttcttgtttttctacaataattataaatttaatgagTCCATAGAATCCAGCACTAAGTACTAATTACattataatttcattaaaGGATTGATTGGAAAAATTGCtagtacacagagaaaaaaatggaACAATACCAGATTGATATTGTCTCCTCAATTTgtacatatcaatttttccatataaatgtAATACGAATTCATACCAATATGATACGAAATCATAACAATTACCCATGTTGATATGAATCCGtaacatattaatatgaatacttcaaagattgatatgtttttcatatcaaatgggGCATCGAAAAGTCTTCGAAAAAATAGTATGGCTGtaaagttgtatttttgttgtatttctggTATTATACCGCTTTATATGCTGTGGTCACACTTACaagttgagcatgcttaaacgAGCTAATTTTACATTCAAGTTTAGCTAATATACTCGCGTGTAACTTGTCGCGATGGCCCAATAGGTAACGCATCCgactctgatgcgagaggaccccggttcaaaaCCGGCTAAGGCagagaaagtaaaaagtttttaaggcgcataattaacatttccttaacaatattaagaacaaaattgttgtaaaaagttaatatgataagattactaataaaaaaaaaagttgtgttgtgttgtgagcgggatttgaaccccgttcccccgagcacaaaataatatcaggACCTAGCACCTTGGCCTCTGAGCCAtgcagacattttttttttcgtggcaGAATGCTTTTCTGAGTTagagaaaatacaatacaaaattttgtagcaaaatttgatatgagatCATAACAATCTTGTACGAAAAATACCTTATTAATATGTTCGAAAATACCAATTTGGTATGTtcgaaaatatcattttggtaTGACCACATATGGgaccaaaattgatatgaaaaaatacccgaaTGATGACcagttttggtatttttttttctctgtgtactttatatttttttggttctAGCGATCCGAGGTGTTGACTTTCCTTGCGGTTTTTGGTTgttggtgctattatttttaccGAATTTGTATTGCCTTGCTGATAACGTCATTTCTGTTTagagaaaataaattcttgtCATGCGCCTACGCTTCAATTTTGTTGGACTTTTGATACTTTTGCTGGCGTCCTTACCTCGAGTTCGTGCTTTTCGCAGCACTGGAAATTGCTCGCACGCCTACGGGACATCGTATAAGTTCGTGTGCAAGGGTAAAGTGTCGCAAGATATGCACATATTATTTCGGGACAATCGAGCACCCCCGGAAACAACCTTTAGCGTGTGGGAAAGCGAGGAGTCGAATTTCCTGATCTCGTTTTACACCGAGGCGCTGACAAAATTTGAAACCATCTATTTGGCACAATCCCCGTTCATGCTCAGCCACTACTTCGTGGGGCTTGCAGGGAACGGATCCGTGGAACATTTAATGATCTCACCGTCTACACTTCACTGCTTCTCCTTCAGTCTGCGCTATCCGAACGAGCTGAGAAGGCATTGCCTTAAAGAAGGCTtgggagatggagatgatgTGGCCAAAAGGCCGATCCTTCAGTACGGTTCGCTCTCCGTAAAAGTGCCCGTGGCCGCAGAAACGAGTGCTGCTGGTACCATCCATCTGTTTCAGGCGTTGCTGCTCCTCGTGTATGCGATAATATAACAATATATCTGATTTGTACAAGCAAAGTGGTTCTTTTTTTCGCATTaattaaaagacaaaattACAAGTGCAAATGAAGTTGTAGTTTATTTTCAATAAGATCATCGATCTTCTTCTACGATCAAAATGTCAGCCATGATTTATCAGTCGGCACACATTCCCCCCTCGCTTTAGACCTTCACACTCAGGCAGCCATGATATGGAAACTGTGGATTCTGCCACTCGCATATCTTCTGGCCTCCACCGAGGGCTCCTTCGACTCCTGCGACTTTTTGCTGGAGAACGAAGTTCCATTCACACTGGCCTGCAAAGCCGAGTACAGCAACGACCTCAAGTTAAACTACCGAGACATTTGGCTCAAGGCCGACGTGCCCTACTTTCTGTGGTGGAGGCGACAGCCAACTCTGGAGCTGCTGGTCTCCTTCTACGAGTCCCCCATCTCGCCCTGCAAGAACGTTAGTCTGAGCCTCAACTGCCTTCACTGCTCCGACTCCGAGGAGCCCGGCATCCACATCCGTCCCGAGGGCATCCACTGTTTCGACTTCACCTTCTCCTATGTGCGGCAGCTGATGAGGCACTGTGGCCTGTCCCCCGAATCGAAGCAGGATGCCCACGTGGCCATCCACTACGCGAGGCGGGTTCCCAATCGGGATGCCCCTTCTTCGGCCAATCGCGTGCTGAGGATCCTTTGGTGGTAAGGTAGTTAGATGGTCAACGGAGAAACTTCTGTCAAGCGGGAGACAAATGATCGGAACCGTTTTTATTCTCCTGGAAATTCCCATCAAATTTTTCGAAAATGATCAAAGAATCATTTGCCTATAAGCAATGCCAGTGCGCCTCTCAAGCGCACGAAGTCTGAATAACAAGTGGATCGACTGTCCGCCGCTCCATCGTCCTCAGCAAACCCAGCACCCCCAGCAACCTCGGCATGCCCTGCGGCCGATCCGCAGGCCACCTAGTCCGCCCCAGCTCCAGCTCCAGATCCAGCCCGAAACCCATCCAGTCCTCCTCCTAGCGCTCATCCTGCTGATCCTCGCACCCGCCCCGGCTCTATGCAAGGAACAGAACTGCACCTTCCTCGACAACTACATCCTGAAGTTCGTCTGCCACGGCAGCTACGTTGAGGAGATGCGGCTGGAGCACAAGGACCGCATCCCGGCCATCGGGACGCCGTACGCCATCTGGAAGCGGTCCGATTTAAACGAACCGTCCTACCTGCTCATTTCCTTCTACGACTCGCAGCTCTTCAACTGCTACACGGTGGTGATGAACAAGGGCAAGTTCTACTGCGATGGACGCAACTACATCGAGCCGAACACGGACGCCGTCCAGCTGCACTGCATCAACTTTCCGTTCCACTACACCACACACCTGTACGATGCGTGTGCCAAGAAGCCGAGCTCGGTGGGATCGCCGCCCATTTCGGTGGCCATCGCCTACATGAAGGACAATATCAGGAGGACGGATGAGGCAGGACCTCGCCTGAAATGCGCCGCGGCTGTCCCCTTTCTTGTGACCATAATCCCCTTTCTGCTATCGCgatattttggtattttactATGTCAATAAAATGGTTCCGAATAGTTATAATGTCGATTAATGCTGGGGATGGACTTCCTCTTATCCTTTATCCTTTATCCTGCCACCTAATCCGCTGCCACCTATCTGCTCGTTTGCCCTGTGATTGCAGGCATTATCTCGAGGCTGCTTATTTTACTCGGATAAACAAAATGGGCGGGCAACCTCCGACTGGAAGTTCAGCAGAGTCCATTGTAGTTGGCCAACTGGTTgacgctgctgctgttgtgccATGAAATTTTAGACATCCCAACAATGGCAGCCAAATGCaggcatacacacacacacacactggcttGGATAACTGCCATTTTCACGCACACAAACAGCGAGATGGGTGGTGGTTGGGGGCATCACATTTCATTGTCATCATTGTCATTGGCGTTGGCGTAATTTATGTGCTTATATGGACTGCCGCCATATTGGCCTGCGGTGGACCCACAAAACTCGAAATAGGGGAAGACTTTAAGCAAAGTCATTAACTCTCTGTAGTGTTAAAGAGTTCTGGAAAACGAATCAAATACGCAGTGAGAAGTTCTTCTTGTATTTTATTGAGAAAACGACAGTAATCACTTGGGAACAATTTTGAGCAGGGTGCGGAAAAGCTCTTTATGCTGCCGACCCTGCGAAATAGTCGTCTGTGGCAGTCGCGTTGAGGATCCTCCCATTCCCAACCCTCCTTTAAGGTCGCATCCACTCTGGGCCTTCTCCAGCTTACGCACTATGTAGAGCAGGACGAACATGGAGCAGAAACGCATTTTGACCAGACTGGAACTTGAATTTTGAACTTCTCAGATGACAGCAATATCACTTCTGAAGCAATACAAACACCAGGCAGGTCAGCAAAGCACCAAAAGCCGGTCTTCCTGCCGCAGAGGCCAGTTTATGAGTTATTTTCTTCCTGGGAGCATAATGGATCGCAGCCTCGCCCTGCCACTGGCCATTCAAAAAGTGCCTAACTCTTGGCTGGGTGCACTCGAACATCAAGTCGTCCACATAGCTCATTATGTTCCTGTGACAAAATATCTGCGAGTTGGGTAATCTCAATGGCGATTCATCGTCTCCACAAAAGAAGTCCAAGGCATCGTTTAGCTGAATCGAATTATTACAACTTTGTACTGGAGACTCGTTGAAGCTAACCAGCAGGAAATAAAACCCAGTCTGGATATGGTAGAAGATCTTGTAAGGTGCATTGATGGAAGTCAGAGAGTCCCTGTATTTCAGAAAGAGATCGATGTTGTAAACCCCTCCGCAGAGCAATTGCAAGCGAGCTTGCTGGATTAATGGGCAGAAGAGCTCGTCCTCCAAGGAATGGGATTGTCGGAACGTCGTTGCCATGACCAAAAACAATGAAAGAATCAAGTTATGCATAATTTATTTCTATCAATTCAACTCGAAACTACTTTGAATGACAACTACGTATTTAAATTGTAACCTTCTAAGCCAAATCTGATAGAGAACAAACTCTGAATGCTTATCCAAACATTCACACTCAAATGCCGCTGCACATTGAATGTCAGCCGAGGAACACCCGCTGATGAATATCACATTAAAAATAAGGGAAAGCGAAGCGGCGAGCTTCCCTCTGCTGAGTCTGTATTATCATCATTAGTTTCTAACGTGGCCCAAACAAAGGCTTTCCTCTCACGCGCATGTCCTGATTTTCACACATGGCTGATAATGCACACACACGAAAAGGCATTCCAAACAGGATATAGAAAGGGCAGGGCACACTAAGTGCGCATTTGCGTGCGACTTTTTGTGAATCtacctttttatatttttggagcagcctttcactttcacctgcaaacaaaaatataatatgaaaATGTGCCAACCAAAATAAGCAAGAgatggcgcccgagcagggccttcaaaataaacatttataaataccggGGAAATGTTAGATTTAAACCATGATCTTTCACTCCAAGCCCAAATCTGTCAAAGCAAACAgcatacaaaaataataattgatgTTTTCCTTTCGTAATTTCATTCAACTTTGATTGAATTAAAAGTCATAAAAGGGAACGTTCCCCATAACGGACCCAAATTTAGTTTCGCATGTGCTTGGCCCCTTCCCCTTTCCTCCACGACCCTTGTCGACGCTTTTTGAGCAATTAAAATTTCTCTGTGCTCTGTGTGCCATTTTTGTTATTGCCGTGGCTCTGAATGCATTTTTCAGCACTGAATGTTTTCTGTTTCCctatgttttttttcgtttttgtttgcttgtaaaataaaaattacgtatacgccaacAACTTCAAATGGCgcaacatggcgtatgcgtgatgTTGTTGCTCTTACTGCCATATTTCGCTGCACACCGGCTGCCATTTCCGCAccaaacaaaagcaaacagaGCGAATGGCAGATACAACGGCCGCCCACTCCCTTCCTTCTCTCGCAAGGACCGCGCATATCTATAAAATACGCAATTACAACATGTtgccgcagtcgcagtcgtCCTGGGTTCCCCTTACCCTCCCCTCACCCTCGCGTTGCTGTGGCTCTCTTTATGAATTTATACATAGCCCGCCGCAGCTGCACCACCCCAGCCGAAGCCCTTGGCCCCACTACACGCCACGCAGAGTGCACTCGCTTTGTTGCATCCACTCAGCAGTTGCCATTAGCGGAGTGCGATGCGAGTggggatttaaaaatacatatcttTGATATGGTAATTCTTAGGGCATCTAAGCTGTGTCCACGGCGAGACTGCTGGAGATCAAATCCGAGTCGGATCTCGGTGAGAGTGGAATTATTCAATTGCCAGGCGAGTTAAAGATCTTTCTTCTAGGTGACCCCAGCGCCAGAAGCCAATGTTTAGCTTTTCCTCGCTTTCCCCACAGGATTCTTTCCCCATTCAGGATTCAGGACTCAGGACAATCTCCGGCGAAGCTCGTTAGGAATCGGTTTTGCGCTGGGGCTCCTCTGCGCTCTTTTATTGTCactagttttgtttttgtgcagTCGGTTGCAAATGGCAAGTGGCACACGCTGCAAAGGGTGAAGCCGGGTGCCCATGAGTTATGCCCTGCGATATGCGCGAACTAAGTtagttttgtatattttatgtgCAGTTAAGCGTTTTGCATACTGCACCTCGGCGGGCGGGGCAATAACAGAAACAGGTGTCGAGAGGGTCGCGGAAACCCAGCGCAAAATGGCTTTGCAAACGAGTGTTGCAGAGTGGAGAGCTCCAACCTTTCAGCATATGATTGTGAGTGCTTAATTGGTATCAAGTTGTTGCTGGCTGGTCCCCATCAAGCTGTTGAAGGAGCCCTGAAGGATggtttttttccttaaaaatgtCATTCCTAAATGGGCTTACCTGAATTTTCGGATTTATCCGTTGAACTGATCAATGCTGGAAAATCCTATCGGTTTTGATTTGCACTCCGTTGCCCGAcagaaatctttgaaagctcTGCAAACGCGATAAATTAAAACAGTAAAAAGAAAGCGGAggaggaaaatattaaatcttctCGAGTGCCACCCATTGACTGGGCGAGAGAGGAGGGGAGGAAAAACGAGTAGTACATGAAGTAATTGGAGCAATAAAACCAGAAACCgtgtgaataaaaataaagaaaagcttCGACGACTACCGTGCGCTGGATACAATGATGTGGCTGGGAGGAGGCTATGTGCCAGTTGCTCGCTGCATCCTGGCAGGTAGTAAAGTAACAggaatcaaaataataaatcaaaattgtgtGAGCTTGTGCAGCAGCGCCATCCAACAGTTGGcagccagctcctcctcctccttcagcTGCACTGCACTGGCATGCCAATGGAGACGCCGAGTCCCCTTTCTTCGACCGCCAGCGATGTGGGCGTGACACGGTGGGGAGAAATTCTGCCCTCAGTTGTGAGGGAATCTTTGGCCGCACATCCTCTCCTACAGAGGAAAAAATGTAGTAAAAAAAGGAACCAACGTTGGGCAAGATCAATGTTAATTACCCTTGCCGAtcgttattattaaattaaaaatgtattttagaaGTATTACAAAAATGTTACCTGTAGATAAGatgttacaaaaaatattatacatatttttgaattatttatacatttatttttgaccTTCAGTACGGcagttgtatttatttatttatttcgttgttatgaaataatagaaaaatgtTATATCCCAGAGTAAAACGAAACACGATTAAAACCATCGAAGCATAAAActgtttcctttaaattttccATTCATTTTCTGATTGCTCCtatgcacactgggccagccgatcag
It contains:
- the LOC108062187 gene encoding uncharacterized protein — translated: MRLRFNFVGLLILLLASLPRVRAFRSTGNCSHAYGTSYKFVCKGKVSQDMHILFRDNRAPPETTFSVWESEESNFLISFYTEALTKFETIYLAQSPFMLSHYFVGLAGNGSVEHLMISPSTLHCFSFSLRYPNELRRHCLKEGLGDGDDVAKRPILQYGSLSVKVPVAAETSAAGTIHLFQALLLLVYAII
- the LOC108062177 gene encoding uncharacterized protein codes for the protein MIWKLWILPLAYLLASTEGSFDSCDFLLENEVPFTLACKAEYSNDLKLNYRDIWLKADVPYFLWWRRQPTLELLVSFYESPISPCKNVSLSLNCLHCSDSEEPGIHIRPEGIHCFDFTFSYVRQLMRHCGLSPESKQDAHVAIHYARRVPNRDAPSSANRVLRILWW
- the LOC108062188 gene encoding uncharacterized protein, with the protein product MPVRLSSARSLNNKWIDCPPLHRPQQTQHPQQPRHALRPIRRPPSPPQLQLQIQPETHPVLLLALILLILAPAPALCKEQNCTFLDNYILKFVCHGSYVEEMRLEHKDRIPAIGTPYAIWKRSDLNEPSYLLISFYDSQLFNCYTVVMNKGKFYCDGRNYIEPNTDAVQLHCINFPFHYTTHLYDACAKKPSSVGSPPISVAIAYMKDNIRRTDEAGPRLKCAAAVPFLVTIIPFLLSRYFGILLCQ
- the LOC108062176 gene encoding uncharacterized protein codes for the protein MHNLILSLFLVMATTFRQSHSLEDELFCPLIQQARLQLLCGGVYNIDLFLKYRDSLTSINAPYKIFYHIQTGFYFLLVSFNESPVQSCNNSIQLNDALDFFCGDDESPLRLPNSQIFCHRNIMSYVDDLMFECTQPRVRHFLNGQWQGEAAIHYAPRKKITHKLASAAGRPAFGALLTCLVFVLLQK